One region of Oncorhynchus mykiss isolate Arlee chromosome 8, USDA_OmykA_1.1, whole genome shotgun sequence genomic DNA includes:
- the LOC110512890 gene encoding uncharacterized protein LOC110512890: MSLLWQCAIVLAVVAASAANEDFNVDCEKHSIKVTWKVSPELVEHAARLFLGHCVPSTFSVLPTGEGMATFHYNLNGCAIKKRVTGKKHIYSTSLTYRPNRKPKPAAISHHIKCVYIRPEGWIPPFLIPAYGSAEGHGGLVFHMALLNEDLTGLAKSSLFPLGSFIPIWAAVDQKDHQPLLLLLEECVAATTPELQSASLVYPIITNKGCLADGKNGNSRFLPRYHSSAILLYLQSFKFALGEEVYIHCKLVAWDPEVFDIEKKACHYIKETGEWELLDDPSQSDLCKCCDSSCKPRLKRGVDSEPQGLVQNSVLGPLTIVENSETRIPSEFVKYPTVEQVDWLV, translated from the exons ATGTCTCTCCTTTGGCAATGTGCAATTGTTTTGGCTGTCGTAGCAGCAAGCGCTGCCAATGAAG ATTTTAATGTGGATTGTGAGAAACACTCCATTAAAGTGACATGGAAGGTCAGTCCAGAGTTGGTTGAACATGCTGCCCGTCttttccttggacactgtgttccGTCCACATTTTCTGTTCTTCCCACGGGAGAAGGGATGGCGACATTCCACTACAACCTCAATGGCTGTGCCATCAAGAAACGG GTGACTGGCAAAAAACACATCTATTCAACCAGCCTGACTTACAGACCTAACCGAAAGCCCAAACCTGCTGCCATTAGTCACCATATTAAGTGTGTTTACATAAG ACCTGAGGGATGGATTCCCCCATTCCTTATCCCTGCCTATGGTAGTGCTGAGGGTCATGGAGGATTGGTTTTCCACATGGCACTCCTCAATG AAGACCTTACTGGTCTGGCTAAGAGCAGCCTGTTTCCCCTGGGCTCTTTCATCCCCATCTGGGCAGCAGTGGATCAGAAGGACCATCAGCCCTTGCTGCTGCTCTTGGAGGAGTGTGTGGCAGCCACAACACCAGAACTGCAGTCTGCGAGCCTGGTGTACCCCATCATCACCAACAAGGG TTGCCTTGCAGATGGGAAGAATGGGAACTCCAGGTTCCTGCCTAGGTACCACTCGTCTGCTATTCTGCTTTACCTGCAGTCCTTCAAGTTTGCCTTAGGCGAGGAA GTGTATATTCATTGTAAGCTTGTTGCATGGGACCCTGAGGTTTTTGATATAGAAAAGAAGGCCTGCCACTACATTAAAGAGACTGGAGA ATGGGAGCTGCTGGACGACCCGTCTCAAAGTGACCTCTGCAAGTGCTGTGACTCGAGTTGCAAGCCTCGGTTGAAGAGGGGTGTGGATTCAG aaCCCCAGGGCCTGGTTCAAAACTCTGTTCTTGGACCGCTCACAATAGTGGAAAACTCTGAAACCCGGATCCCCAGTGAATTTGTAAAATATCCTACTGTAGAACAAG TTGACTGGTTGGTGTAA